The following proteins come from a genomic window of Flavobacteriaceae bacterium MAR_2010_188:
- a CDS encoding ATP-binding cassette, subfamily B produces the protein MKELQHLNKYFYKYRYRLISGIIITIIARIFLLFTPELIGNSVDVIDEYRRGVITDVSVVKTKLMWNIIYIVGAAIIGGIFTFLMRQTIINVSRFIEFDLKNEVYQQYQRLSLNFYKSNRTGDLMNRISEDVGKAREYTGPAIMYSINTITLFVIALYLMFRTAPLLTLYTIIPLPILSVFIYVLSRQIHKKSTIVQQWLSKLSTYTQESFSGVSIIKSYGIETQINTSFDSLSAEHRQKNIDLVKVQAFFFPLMILLIGLSNVIVIYIGGKQYMDGEIESLGTIAKFIIYVNLLTWPVAVVGWVTSIIQRAEASQKRINEFLTIEPDITNTIEEHTQIEGDITFENVTFQYPDTNITALKNVNFHLNKGETLAILGKTGSGKSTILDLIGRLYDVQEGKVMVDKVEIDQLNLNDLREQIGYVPQDAFLFSDSIENNIRFGKSDATQEEIENAAKTADVHNNIIGFSKGYETILGERGITLSGGQKQRISIARAIIKAPTILLFDDCLSAVDTETEEKILKNLMDVTKNRTTIIVSHRISSAKNADKVIVLDEGQIIQVGNHESLVSTEGYYKELYDKQLTEKEM, from the coding sequence ATGAAAGAGTTACAGCATCTAAATAAATATTTCTATAAGTATCGTTACCGCCTTATTTCTGGCATCATCATAACAATTATCGCAAGGATATTTCTGCTTTTTACCCCAGAATTAATTGGTAACTCGGTAGATGTTATAGACGAATACCGACGAGGTGTTATCACCGATGTGAGCGTGGTTAAAACTAAATTGATGTGGAATATCATCTACATAGTTGGCGCGGCCATAATCGGTGGAATATTCACCTTTTTGATGAGGCAGACCATAATCAACGTCTCCCGTTTTATCGAATTCGACCTTAAAAATGAAGTCTATCAACAATATCAACGACTTTCATTAAACTTCTATAAATCTAATAGGACTGGCGATTTAATGAACCGGATTAGTGAAGATGTTGGTAAAGCTAGAGAATACACTGGTCCCGCCATTATGTACAGCATCAATACCATTACATTGTTTGTAATTGCGCTTTATCTGATGTTCCGGACGGCGCCATTGCTCACTCTTTATACGATTATCCCGCTTCCTATATTATCTGTTTTCATATATGTTTTAAGTAGACAGATTCATAAAAAAAGTACTATTGTCCAGCAATGGCTTTCAAAGCTTTCAACCTATACCCAAGAATCCTTTAGCGGTGTAAGCATCATAAAATCTTACGGAATAGAAACCCAAATAAATACTAGTTTCGATTCACTTTCCGCAGAGCATCGCCAAAAGAATATCGACTTGGTAAAGGTGCAAGCCTTCTTCTTCCCATTAATGATTTTATTGATTGGTCTAAGTAACGTAATCGTCATTTACATTGGCGGTAAGCAATATATGGATGGCGAAATTGAAAGTTTAGGGACTATTGCAAAATTCATTATTTATGTAAACCTACTTACTTGGCCAGTTGCCGTGGTAGGTTGGGTAACTTCAATAATACAAAGGGCCGAAGCTTCGCAAAAGAGGATTAATGAATTTTTGACCATAGAGCCCGATATTACAAATACAATTGAGGAGCACACCCAAATTGAAGGAGACATAACTTTTGAAAACGTCACCTTTCAATATCCTGACACTAATATCACCGCTTTAAAGAATGTGAATTTTCATCTTAATAAAGGTGAAACATTAGCCATACTTGGTAAAACAGGTTCTGGTAAATCGACCATTCTCGATTTAATCGGGAGACTTTACGATGTGCAAGAAGGAAAAGTAATGGTTGATAAAGTTGAAATTGATCAATTAAATTTGAATGATTTAAGGGAACAGATTGGTTACGTTCCGCAGGATGCCTTTCTGTTTTCAGATTCAATAGAGAATAATATTCGTTTCGGTAAATCGGATGCCACCCAAGAAGAAATAGAAAATGCCGCAAAAACCGCAGACGTTCACAATAACATTATAGGTTTTAGCAAAGGTTATGAAACAATTCTCGGGGAAAGAGGTATTACCTTATCTGGAGGACAAAAACAACGGATATCCATTGCCAGAGCGATTATTAAAGCACCAACCATTCTTTTATTCGACGACTGTTTATCTGCTGTAGATACCGAAACAGAGGAAAAAATCCTAAAAAATTTAATGGACGTCACTAAGAACCGAACTACGATTATTGTTAGCCATAGAATATCTTCTGCCAAGAATGCTGATAAAGTGATTGTGCTGGATGAAGGGCAAATAATCCAAGTAGGAAATCATGAATCTTTGGTCAGTACAGAAGGCTATTATAAGGAGCTATATGATAAGCAGCTTACGGAAAAAGAAATGTAA
- a CDS encoding Ferritin-like domain-containing protein, protein MKKNFEKDPTTIQGAAKKPFDRRKFLQIGGLAVAGTGLMLVSCENEDLSETSEDLLRRKDNGRQVYNLGKGDLGILRYAYVLEQLEAAFYQNVVDGGYWMNSANAEEKLVFEDIYQHEKIHRDWFEQVLMPFNSGNSENVLPDIKFDFSSINFNDRDSVMQTAILLEDTGVSAYNGAGPLLMNTTYLLLAGKIVSVEARHASTLRSLYGDNKYFAGDDVVDANGLDVIASPNQVLAAASGFIVTKINAQQLPSSPNY, encoded by the coding sequence ATGAAAAAAAATTTCGAAAAAGATCCGACAACAATTCAAGGGGCAGCAAAAAAGCCTTTTGACAGAAGAAAGTTTCTGCAAATTGGGGGATTAGCGGTCGCAGGTACAGGTTTAATGCTGGTATCTTGTGAAAATGAAGATTTAAGTGAAACTAGCGAAGATTTACTTAGAAGAAAAGACAATGGCAGACAAGTCTACAATCTCGGTAAAGGAGATTTAGGGATTTTACGTTATGCTTATGTTTTAGAGCAGTTAGAAGCGGCGTTTTATCAGAATGTTGTAGACGGCGGTTACTGGATGAACAGTGCCAATGCCGAAGAAAAATTGGTTTTTGAAGATATCTACCAACACGAGAAGATACACCGTGATTGGTTCGAGCAAGTCTTGATGCCATTCAATAGTGGGAATTCAGAAAATGTCTTGCCAGATATCAAGTTCGACTTCAGTTCTATTAATTTTAATGATAGGGATTCGGTAATGCAAACAGCAATCTTACTTGAAGATACTGGAGTTTCTGCTTACAACGGAGCTGGTCCATTGCTTATGAACACCACCTATTTATTGCTAGCTGGTAAAATTGTTTCAGTTGAAGCAAGGCACGCATCTACGTTAAGATCTTTATACGGTGATAATAAGTATTTTGCTGGAGATGACGTTGTGGACGCAAATGGATTGGATGTAATTGCGAGTCCTAACCAAGTTTTAGCTGCGGCATCAGGATTTATTGTAACAAAAATCAATGCGCAGCAATTACCATCTTCACCTAATTATTAA
- a CDS encoding NusB antitermination factor → MQLERRKSLSRPNIISSLTMLNRRHIRIKVMQTLYAFNTTEDSDLVVLEKFLKKSLEDMYDLHLCMLSLLIELHKKAEKHLQKSQKKFLATAEDKAPNTKFIDNAILQFLRNNKNIKDELEKRKKQFWYLDFEYVDIVFKAIQKSEIYKSYMESGKSDFKEDKNFLINLYSEVIATNDKLYAHFEDEKLTWLDDLPVINTTVLKLIKKFKPNSRESIFLPDLYKDLDDRDYAFQLLRKTVLNQESFNKEIAERTTNWDSDRIAKMDKVLLQMALCEFQNFSSIPFKVSINEYLEIAKEYSTPKSSNFVNGILDKIVREYQKSGEFTKSGRGLL, encoded by the coding sequence TTGCAGCTCGAAAGGAGAAAATCTCTTTCGCGACCAAATATTATTAGTTCTTTGACCATGCTAAACAGAAGACATATCCGTATTAAAGTAATGCAGACACTTTACGCATTTAATACTACGGAAGATTCAGACCTTGTCGTCTTAGAGAAATTCTTAAAGAAAAGTCTGGAAGACATGTACGATCTTCATCTTTGCATGCTGTCCTTGCTTATAGAACTTCATAAAAAAGCCGAAAAACATCTCCAAAAGTCCCAGAAGAAATTCTTGGCAACCGCAGAGGATAAAGCTCCAAATACTAAATTCATCGACAACGCAATTCTTCAATTCTTGAGGAATAACAAGAATATTAAAGATGAATTAGAAAAAAGGAAAAAGCAATTCTGGTATCTTGATTTTGAGTATGTAGATATAGTTTTTAAAGCCATCCAAAAAAGCGAAATCTATAAGTCTTATATGGAATCGGGGAAATCTGATTTCAAAGAGGATAAAAACTTTTTGATCAACCTTTATTCTGAAGTAATCGCTACGAATGATAAGCTATATGCTCATTTTGAAGATGAAAAATTAACTTGGTTAGATGATTTACCGGTGATTAATACTACGGTTTTAAAGCTAATTAAGAAATTTAAACCGAATTCTCGGGAATCAATTTTCTTACCAGATTTATACAAAGATTTAGACGACCGCGATTATGCGTTTCAGTTATTGCGCAAGACAGTGCTCAATCAGGAAAGTTTTAATAAAGAAATTGCCGAAAGGACTACAAATTGGGATTCTGACCGAATCGCGAAAATGGATAAGGTGCTTTTACAAATGGCATTATGTGAGTTTCAGAATTTTTCATCGATTCCATTTAAGGTGAGTATCAATGAATATTTAGAGATTGCAAAAGAATATTCTACGCCAAAGAGCAGCAATTTTGTTAACGGAATTTTAGACAAAATAGTACGAGAATATCAAAAATCAGGAGAATTCACTAAGTCGGGAAGAGGACTGCTTTAG
- a CDS encoding AhpC/TSA family protein — protein sequence MARTTSTMLPLGTKAPDFTLLDTLSGDAVSLYESKGIKGTLIMFICNHCAFVKHVNSEISKLGKHYISKGVNLIAISSNDAKKYPEDGPDKMKENALEQDFIFPYLYDASQNVAKKFDAACTPDFFLFNDDLELVYRGQLDDSRPGNNISVTGKDLRNALDALLKNSPISENQKPSIGCNIKWKTE from the coding sequence ATGGCTAGGACAACATCAACCATGTTACCACTTGGGACAAAGGCGCCCGACTTTACACTACTAGACACCCTAAGTGGCGATGCAGTGAGTTTATATGAATCTAAGGGAATTAAAGGCACTTTAATCATGTTTATCTGCAACCATTGTGCGTTTGTAAAGCATGTTAATTCTGAAATTTCTAAACTTGGTAAGCACTATATCAGCAAGGGAGTAAATCTAATCGCTATCTCGAGCAATGACGCTAAAAAATATCCAGAGGACGGACCAGATAAGATGAAGGAAAATGCTTTGGAACAAGATTTTATCTTCCCCTATTTATATGACGCCTCACAGAATGTAGCCAAAAAATTTGACGCCGCCTGTACCCCGGATTTTTTTCTTTTTAATGATGACTTAGAATTGGTTTATAGAGGTCAATTAGACGATTCTCGGCCAGGCAACAATATATCTGTAACGGGCAAGGATTTGAGAAATGCTCTGGATGCCTTATTAAAAAATTCACCGATTTCTGAAAATCAAAAACCGAGTATTGGCTGTAATATTAAATGGAAGACTGAATGA
- a CDS encoding tripeptide aminopeptidase, translating into MIDRNRLIDRFLSYVKIDTESDPTSNATPSTEKQWNLANKLADELKQIGLSDVTVDDNAYIMATLPSNVDYPVPTIGFISHFDTSPDFTGKDVNPQIIENYDGKDIMLNEAENIILSPDYFEDLLQYKGQTLITTDGKTLLGADDKAGITEIVSAVHHLIEHPEIKHGEIKIGFTPDEEIGRGAHKFNVEKFGAKWAYTMDGSQIGELEFENFNAAGAVVTVQGKIVHPGYAKGKMVNSMYIANQFVDMLPRMETPEHTEDYQGFFHLHKFDGHVDETKLHYIIRDHDMDHFEARKDFLKKIGDDINSQYEREVITIDIKDQYFNMREKVEPVKHIVDLAEEAMINLGIEPIIKPIRGGTDGSQLSYMGLPCPNIFAGGHNFHGRYEYVPVESMIKATEVICKIAELLAEKHKPL; encoded by the coding sequence ATGATTGACAGAAACAGACTGATAGATAGATTTCTTAGTTATGTAAAGATAGACACAGAATCCGATCCAACATCTAACGCTACGCCGAGTACTGAAAAGCAATGGAATTTAGCGAATAAGCTCGCAGATGAACTAAAACAAATCGGACTTTCTGATGTCACGGTTGACGACAATGCTTACATCATGGCGACTTTACCCAGTAATGTAGATTATCCTGTACCCACAATAGGTTTTATTTCTCATTTTGATACCTCCCCAGATTTCACTGGCAAAGATGTAAATCCACAAATTATTGAAAACTATGATGGAAAAGACATTATGCTGAATGAAGCTGAAAATATTATTTTATCTCCAGATTATTTTGAGGATTTGCTTCAATATAAAGGACAAACTCTTATTACAACTGACGGCAAAACCTTATTAGGAGCTGACGATAAGGCTGGAATAACGGAAATTGTTTCAGCAGTTCATCATTTAATTGAACATCCTGAAATTAAGCATGGCGAAATTAAAATCGGGTTTACTCCTGATGAAGAAATTGGCAGAGGAGCTCATAAATTCAATGTTGAAAAATTTGGTGCAAAATGGGCATATACCATGGACGGCAGCCAGATTGGTGAGCTAGAATTTGAAAATTTTAATGCCGCTGGCGCTGTTGTAACCGTTCAAGGAAAAATTGTTCATCCTGGCTACGCAAAGGGAAAAATGGTAAACTCTATGTATATCGCGAATCAGTTTGTCGATATGTTACCAAGGATGGAAACACCTGAACATACCGAGGATTATCAAGGTTTTTTTCATCTGCACAAATTTGACGGTCATGTAGATGAAACTAAACTGCATTACATAATTAGAGATCATGATATGGACCATTTTGAAGCTCGCAAGGACTTTTTGAAAAAAATTGGAGACGATATCAATTCTCAATACGAGAGAGAAGTGATTACCATAGATATCAAAGATCAGTATTTTAATATGCGCGAGAAAGTTGAACCGGTTAAGCATATTGTCGATTTGGCGGAAGAAGCAATGATAAATCTAGGAATCGAACCAATTATAAAGCCTATAAGAGGTGGTACAGATGGATCGCAACTTTCTTATATGGGATTGCCTTGCCCCAACATTTTTGCAGGCGGACACAATTTTCATGGTAGATATGAATATGTGCCAGTGGAAAGCATGATTAAGGCTACTGAAGTAATTTGTAAAATTGCTGAATTGTTAGCTGAAAAGCACAAACCACTTTAA
- a CDS encoding protein translocase subunit yajC — protein sequence MDFLPFIAMFAVVYFFMIAPQMKRAKQEKKFANELKRGDKVITKSGMHGKVIELYDKDSSCVLETLAGKIKFERSAISMEMSKKLNTPVIEKK from the coding sequence ATGGATTTTTTACCGTTCATAGCGATGTTCGCTGTGGTTTATTTTTTCATGATTGCACCGCAAATGAAGCGAGCAAAACAAGAGAAAAAATTTGCAAACGAACTGAAGCGTGGAGACAAGGTAATCACTAAGAGCGGAATGCACGGAAAGGTTATTGAGTTATATGATAAAGACAGTAGCTGTGTACTAGAAACCTTAGCTGGTAAGATAAAATTCGAGCGATCTGCGATTTCAATGGAGATGAGCAAAAAGTTGAATACTCCAGTTATAGAAAAGAAATAA
- a CDS encoding Uncharacterized conserved protein YdeI, YjbR/CyaY-like superfamily, DUF1801 family produces the protein MNKPNTIEEYIEIHPKYAERLNELRQILINTELEENIKWNAPVYSLDGKNVIGLGAFKNHIGLWFFNGIFLNDEKNVLVNAQDGKTKALRQMRFEDHEEIDAHIVSSYVKEAIENQRNGKVIAPKKTKKSEIEIPAELTSSFLANDELKKSFDFLSAYKQKEYAEYISRAKREETRQSRMLKIVPMILQGIGLNDKYK, from the coding sequence ATGAATAAGCCAAATACAATAGAGGAATATATAGAAATTCATCCAAAGTACGCCGAAAGGCTTAACGAGCTGCGCCAAATTTTGATAAATACAGAGTTAGAGGAGAATATTAAATGGAATGCTCCAGTGTATTCCTTAGATGGGAAGAACGTTATAGGACTTGGCGCTTTCAAAAATCATATTGGGCTTTGGTTCTTTAATGGTATTTTTTTAAACGATGAGAAGAATGTTCTTGTTAATGCCCAAGATGGTAAAACAAAAGCGCTTAGGCAAATGAGATTTGAAGATCACGAAGAGATTGACGCCCATATTGTTTCTAGCTATGTTAAGGAGGCAATCGAAAACCAGAGAAATGGAAAAGTTATAGCTCCTAAAAAAACTAAAAAATCGGAAATTGAAATTCCAGCAGAATTGACTTCCTCTTTTCTTGCTAATGATGAACTAAAAAAATCTTTCGATTTTCTTTCAGCCTATAAGCAAAAAGAATATGCCGAATACATTAGTCGAGCTAAAAGAGAAGAAACAAGACAATCGCGAATGCTTAAAATAGTTCCCATGATACTGCAAGGAATTGGGCTTAACGATAAATACAAATAA
- a CDS encoding leucine dehydrogenase: MISEVISVDDLKRMDPVFGQQSFDNHEQVIFCNDKDTGLKAIIGIHNTVLGPALGGIRMWQYKNEWEALNDVLRLSRGMTYKSAITGLNLGGGKAVIIGDSKKDKTPELMTKFGEFVNSLNGKYITAEDVGMETKDMDFLRGITPYVTGISQSMGGSGNPSPITAYGVFMGMKAAAKFKFGSDILEDKKVYVQGIGSVGEELVEHLVNEGADVVITDINQEKLHKVQSKFHVKIYEGNDLYSEEMDIYAPCALGATINDTTVKKLRAKIIAGAANNQLAVEVKHGLLLKERGIVYAPDFLINAGGIINVYAELENYDRQEIMRKTENIYNTTLEILKRASTENSTPNEAALKIAQERIDTRKAENSI; encoded by the coding sequence ATGATATCAGAAGTCATTTCTGTTGATGATTTAAAAAGAATGGATCCAGTATTTGGTCAACAGTCTTTCGACAATCATGAACAGGTCATTTTTTGCAACGACAAAGATACTGGTTTAAAAGCAATAATTGGTATCCATAATACGGTCCTTGGACCTGCTTTGGGTGGTATCAGGATGTGGCAGTACAAAAATGAGTGGGAAGCACTAAATGATGTTCTACGCCTTTCACGTGGAATGACTTATAAATCAGCGATTACTGGATTAAACCTCGGAGGAGGTAAGGCAGTCATTATCGGTGATTCTAAAAAGGATAAAACACCTGAACTGATGACCAAGTTTGGAGAATTTGTAAATTCTCTGAACGGAAAATATATCACCGCAGAAGACGTGGGCATGGAGACCAAGGATATGGATTTCCTTAGGGGAATCACACCATATGTCACTGGTATTTCGCAGTCTATGGGAGGTTCTGGTAATCCTTCACCAATAACTGCTTATGGCGTTTTTATGGGGATGAAGGCAGCTGCCAAATTTAAATTTGGCTCAGATATTTTAGAAGATAAAAAAGTTTATGTTCAAGGTATTGGTAGTGTGGGTGAAGAGTTGGTAGAACATTTGGTAAATGAAGGTGCCGATGTTGTGATTACCGATATCAATCAAGAAAAACTACATAAAGTTCAGTCAAAATTTCACGTCAAGATCTATGAAGGCAACGACCTTTATAGCGAAGAGATGGACATTTATGCGCCTTGTGCATTAGGTGCGACCATTAATGATACCACCGTTAAAAAACTTAGAGCAAAAATAATTGCGGGAGCTGCCAATAACCAATTGGCGGTAGAAGTGAAGCACGGTTTGCTATTAAAGGAAAGAGGTATTGTTTATGCTCCTGATTTTCTGATTAACGCCGGTGGAATTATAAATGTTTATGCGGAACTAGAAAATTACGATAGACAGGAAATCATGCGTAAGACGGAAAACATCTATAATACAACCTTAGAAATTTTAAAGAGAGCTTCAACTGAAAATAGTACTCCAAATGAAGCGGCCCTTAAAATTGCTCAAGAAAGAATTGACACGCGTAAGGCAGAAAACTCCATATAA
- a CDS encoding Beta-galactosidase trimerisation domain-containing protein, with protein MKSFLLFFLGFTFLAHCQYNTGLDYYLPQDLTYNKEIPTPKSVIGHEVGEWHVTHDKLVQYMYALAEASERITIEDRGTTYEGRPLLLLTITSPQNQQNIEDIKSKHMASTTDANSNNKDLPIVVYQGYSIHGNEPSGANAGLLAAYYLAAAQGSEIDNLLKNVVILFDPSFNPDGLQRFAYWANTNKNENMTSDPQDREYDEVWPGGRTNHYWFDLNRDWLPAQLPESRVRIKTFHEWMPNILTDHHEMGTNSTFFFQPGIPERIHPLTPAMNQKLTQEIGKFHAKAFDKIGSLYYTEEDYDDFYYGKGSTFPDINGGIGILFEQASSRGHMQDTDRGVLTFPFTIRNQFTAALSTLEAAVNLREEILDYQHNFYVNASGEGKKLDGKSIVFGDEKDAAKTYHLAEILNRQKIKFYNVKENFSLNGKNYKKGYSYIVPNNQRNTRLINAMFEKRTTFQDSLFYDISAWTFPLAFALDYAEGVPMSRAGDEVTDLKMMDGAVSSKSNYGYLMQWHEYYAPKAAYQILEKGINATVSMKQFEANGTMYDYGTIFIPVQNQKESADELYTTLQKIAEENHLKIDPVSTGLTQGIDLGSRQFAALKLPKIALVVGEGVSSYDAGEMWHLFDQKMDIPITKLDTKDLGRADLSKYNVIIIPNAYRLESDLAKNLKTYTENGGTLIGFKNAVRWLASNEFMKIDFKKSDRIAKDITFEQRDDYEGAQVIGGAIFEAKQDRSHPINFGYKNSTIPLFRDTTIFMEADKQSYNNPLQYTATPLMSGYISKEMLDSIPLTVPFKVKRLGSGNVMAFTDNTNFRAFWYGTNKLLMNAIFFREEM; from the coding sequence ATGAAGTCATTTTTACTATTTTTCCTAGGTTTTACCTTTCTCGCACATTGTCAATACAATACGGGTCTAGATTATTATCTCCCACAGGATTTAACTTACAATAAGGAGATACCAACCCCAAAATCGGTCATTGGCCACGAAGTTGGCGAATGGCACGTTACCCACGATAAGCTCGTACAATATATGTATGCGCTCGCAGAAGCATCGGAGAGGATTACCATAGAAGACAGAGGGACAACCTATGAAGGCCGCCCATTGTTGCTGCTTACCATTACCTCTCCACAGAACCAACAGAATATTGAAGACATAAAAAGTAAGCATATGGCATCTACCACCGATGCTAATTCTAATAATAAGGATCTTCCGATTGTTGTTTATCAGGGCTACTCAATTCACGGTAATGAGCCAAGTGGGGCAAACGCCGGATTGTTAGCAGCGTATTATTTAGCTGCGGCACAAGGTTCAGAAATAGATAATCTTCTTAAAAACGTCGTGATATTATTCGACCCTAGTTTTAATCCAGATGGTCTGCAAAGGTTTGCTTATTGGGCAAACACTAATAAAAATGAAAATATGACTTCTGATCCTCAGGACAGGGAATATGACGAAGTTTGGCCAGGTGGACGAACCAATCATTATTGGTTTGATCTTAATAGAGATTGGCTTCCAGCTCAGTTGCCAGAATCTAGGGTTAGAATTAAGACTTTTCATGAATGGATGCCGAATATATTGACAGATCATCATGAAATGGGAACAAATTCAACTTTCTTTTTTCAACCTGGTATTCCAGAGAGAATCCATCCGTTAACCCCGGCAATGAACCAAAAACTAACTCAGGAAATCGGTAAATTTCACGCTAAGGCATTTGACAAGATTGGCTCGTTGTATTATACTGAAGAAGATTACGATGATTTCTACTACGGAAAAGGTTCAACCTTTCCAGATATTAATGGTGGAATCGGTATCTTATTTGAACAAGCCAGTTCTCGCGGCCATATGCAGGACACCGACCGTGGAGTACTAACATTTCCGTTTACGATAAGGAACCAATTTACCGCAGCGCTTTCAACATTGGAAGCCGCCGTTAATCTCCGCGAGGAAATTTTGGATTACCAACACAACTTCTACGTCAATGCTTCAGGTGAAGGCAAAAAATTAGATGGCAAGTCCATTGTTTTTGGTGACGAAAAGGATGCTGCCAAAACCTACCACTTAGCTGAAATACTCAACAGACAGAAAATCAAATTTTATAATGTAAAGGAAAACTTCAGCCTTAACGGAAAAAATTACAAAAAAGGCTATTCCTATATCGTACCGAATAATCAACGTAATACGAGATTGATAAATGCAATGTTCGAAAAAAGGACGACTTTCCAAGACAGTCTTTTTTATGATATTTCGGCCTGGACATTCCCACTTGCTTTTGCTTTAGATTATGCTGAAGGCGTGCCAATGTCTCGAGCTGGTGATGAAGTTACAGACTTAAAAATGATGGATGGCGCAGTTAGCTCTAAGAGTAACTATGGCTACTTAATGCAATGGCATGAATATTATGCGCCAAAAGCGGCCTATCAAATCTTAGAAAAAGGTATCAATGCGACCGTGAGCATGAAACAATTTGAAGCTAATGGAACGATGTACGATTACGGGACTATTTTTATTCCGGTTCAAAATCAAAAAGAATCAGCAGATGAACTCTATACGACGCTTCAGAAAATCGCAGAAGAAAATCATTTAAAAATAGATCCAGTTTCTACGGGTCTTACCCAAGGAATCGATTTAGGAAGTCGGCAATTTGCAGCATTAAAACTGCCTAAAATCGCTTTAGTGGTTGGCGAAGGAGTTTCTAGTTACGATGCTGGAGAAATGTGGCATTTGTTCGACCAAAAAATGGACATACCAATTACCAAGCTAGATACTAAAGATTTAGGGAGAGCAGATTTAAGCAAATACAATGTTATCATTATTCCTAATGCTTATAGGCTAGAAAGTGATTTGGCTAAAAACCTTAAAACTTACACCGAAAATGGCGGAACATTAATAGGATTTAAAAATGCTGTAAGATGGTTGGCGAGTAATGAATTCATGAAAATTGATTTTAAGAAAAGCGACCGTATAGCCAAGGATATTACTTTTGAACAACGAGACGATTATGAAGGCGCGCAGGTTATTGGCGGAGCTATTTTTGAAGCTAAACAAGACCGCTCTCATCCGATAAACTTTGGTTATAAGAACAGCACCATTCCACTGTTTAGGGACACCACAATCTTTATGGAAGCAGATAAACAAAGTTACAATAACCCTTTACAGTACACTGCCACACCATTAATGAGCGGCTATATTTCTAAGGAAATGTTAGATAGTATTCCTTTAACCGTTCCTTTTAAGGTGAAACGTCTTGGCAGCGGAAATGTGATGGCCTTTACTGACAATACAAACTTTAGAGCCTTTTGGTATGGTACTAATAAATTATTGATGAATGCAATTTTCTTTAGGGAAGAAATGTAA
- a CDS encoding tRNA-binding protein, protein MKNTIQYEEFSKLDIRVGTIVEVNDFPEARNPSYKLVIDFGKLGKKQSSAQITTLYKKEDLLNKQVLAVVNFPEKQIANFMSQCLVLGAVNNKDVILLTADGKVKNGSTVS, encoded by the coding sequence ATGAAAAATACAATTCAATATGAAGAATTTTCGAAACTCGATATTCGGGTAGGAACAATTGTGGAAGTCAACGATTTTCCCGAAGCTAGAAATCCTTCCTATAAGCTCGTTATCGATTTTGGTAAACTTGGAAAAAAACAGTCTTCCGCCCAAATAACAACTCTATATAAAAAAGAAGATTTGCTAAACAAGCAAGTTTTGGCCGTTGTAAATTTTCCTGAAAAACAGATTGCCAATTTTATGAGCCAGTGTTTGGTTTTAGGTGCAGTAAACAACAAGGATGTCATTTTACTAACCGCTGACGGAAAAGTAAAAAATGGCTCAACTGTTTCGTAA